One segment of Streptomyces roseifaciens DNA contains the following:
- a CDS encoding xylan 1,4-beta-xylosidase, whose protein sequence is MGRRGVSRTFWRAGWRRAGRWRFAVLLAAGAVALALLVVLWATGRQTGGDGSQDGANGDRAALELGWGFTHTQYSADRGDDAARRTTAGLLTGSGMPQNQHIMGWGVDNPEPKPGTYNFGDLDRRVAYMRKTGTTPVLTLCCAPDWMKGGGERTDWSLKSLEKAPDRAHYKDFAKLAGVIAKRYPDVRHFIVWNEFKGFYDEGRNRWNYEGYTELYNLVYAELKKQNRANLVGGPYISMDSNPPGSSSNASSLRGPWGSVDQRAVDALKYWNAHKKGADFLVVDGASYTREGSKLFPDEFAATRKFADVTTWLSRTVDLPVWWSEWYVEPADANDDRKSWTEAHRTAVHATALIHFARAGVSAAFYWNPEETGEDCPGCLWRSTELKGGGGGLPMLDLLSRFGKAFPPGAELRTPEVTGDNRDAVSTLASGSTVLVVNMQDRRLTVEVDGKSLDLEPNEIRWTG, encoded by the coding sequence ATGGGACGACGGGGTGTGAGTCGGACGTTTTGGCGGGCCGGGTGGCGGCGGGCCGGGCGGTGGCGGTTCGCCGTGCTGCTTGCGGCCGGTGCGGTCGCGCTGGCCCTGCTGGTCGTCCTCTGGGCGACCGGCCGGCAGACGGGAGGGGACGGTTCGCAGGACGGCGCGAACGGTGACAGGGCGGCGCTCGAGCTCGGCTGGGGCTTCACCCACACCCAGTACAGCGCCGACCGCGGCGACGACGCCGCCCGGCGGACCACGGCCGGGCTGCTCACAGGCTCCGGCATGCCGCAGAACCAGCACATCATGGGCTGGGGGGTCGACAACCCCGAGCCCAAGCCCGGCACGTACAACTTCGGCGATCTCGACCGCCGCGTCGCCTACATGCGCAAGACCGGCACGACCCCCGTGCTCACCCTGTGCTGCGCGCCCGACTGGATGAAGGGCGGCGGGGAGCGCACCGACTGGTCGCTGAAGTCCCTGGAGAAGGCGCCCGATCGCGCCCACTACAAGGACTTCGCCAAGCTGGCCGGCGTCATCGCCAAGCGCTATCCGGACGTTCGTCATTTCATCGTGTGGAACGAGTTCAAGGGCTTCTACGACGAGGGCCGCAACCGCTGGAACTACGAGGGCTACACCGAGCTGTACAACCTGGTCTACGCGGAGCTGAAGAAGCAGAACAGGGCCAACCTGGTCGGCGGCCCGTACATCAGCATGGACAGCAATCCGCCCGGCTCCTCCTCCAACGCCTCCTCCCTGCGCGGGCCCTGGGGCTCGGTCGACCAGCGTGCCGTCGACGCCCTCAAGTACTGGAACGCCCACAAGAAGGGCGCCGACTTCCTCGTCGTCGACGGCGCCAGCTACACCCGCGAGGGCAGCAAGCTCTTCCCCGACGAGTTCGCCGCGACGCGCAAGTTCGCCGACGTGACCACGTGGCTGAGCAGGACCGTCGACCTGCCGGTGTGGTGGTCCGAGTGGTACGTGGAGCCCGCCGACGCCAACGACGACCGCAAGTCGTGGACCGAGGCGCACCGCACCGCCGTCCACGCCACGGCCTTGATCCACTTCGCCCGGGCGGGCGTCTCCGCGGCCTTCTACTGGAACCCGGAGGAGACGGGCGAGGACTGCCCCGGCTGTCTGTGGCGCAGCACCGAACTGAAGGGCGGCGGGGGCGGGCTGCCCATGCTGGACCTGCTCTCCCGTTTCGGGAAGGCCTTCCCGCCCGGGGCGGAGCTGCGCACCCCGGAGGTCACGGGGGACAACCGCGACGCCGTGTCCACCCTCGCCTCGGGCAGCACCGTCCTCGTCGTCAACATGCAGGACCGCCGGCTGACCGTCGAGGTAGACGGCAAGAGCCTGGACCTGGAGCCCAACGAGATCCGCTGGACCGGCTGA
- a CDS encoding DUF5925 domain-containing protein: MGGMCADRRPSARRQALPTDPDFTPTEKSLPIRLNVDDSDSPSDVIDALFLGRFATGEQPYAHSRSVDRVKSGATLLPPAAHVVRSARDDDRSATLAEGDGWTLLISRWNRGADVSVTATSEELAKKVLGQAVEGAEDEPEPQPEHVTMGFWYVSPRRGPHRTTRQISAGTWEEVRPNYTARVADAMDRLMKITPDDIAGRLLLLHGPPGTGKTSALRTLARSWRDWCQVDCVLDPERLFNDVGYLMDIAIGEDDGGSKGRWRLLLLEDCDELIRGEAKHTAGQALSRLLNLTDGLLGQGRNVLVGVTTNEDLERLHPAVVRPGRCLARIEVGPLSRAESVGWLGTDQGVGREGATLAELFALRRGSGPASVPPQHDGADAGLYL; encoded by the coding sequence ATGGGCGGCATGTGTGCCGACCGCCGACCCAGCGCCAGGAGGCAGGCCCTGCCCACCGACCCGGACTTCACTCCGACCGAGAAATCGCTGCCCATCCGTCTCAACGTGGACGACAGCGACTCGCCGTCCGACGTCATCGACGCCCTCTTCCTGGGCCGGTTCGCCACCGGCGAGCAGCCGTACGCGCACAGCCGCTCCGTGGACCGCGTGAAGTCCGGGGCCACGCTCCTGCCGCCCGCGGCCCACGTGGTGCGCTCCGCCCGCGACGACGACCGCAGCGCGACCCTGGCCGAGGGAGACGGCTGGACGCTGCTGATCTCCCGCTGGAACCGGGGCGCGGACGTCTCCGTCACGGCCACCAGCGAAGAACTGGCCAAGAAGGTGCTGGGCCAGGCCGTGGAGGGCGCGGAGGACGAGCCCGAGCCGCAGCCCGAACACGTGACCATGGGCTTCTGGTACGTCTCGCCGCGGCGCGGCCCGCACCGGACGACCCGCCAGATCTCCGCGGGCACCTGGGAGGAGGTCCGGCCCAACTACACCGCGCGCGTCGCGGACGCCATGGACCGGCTGATGAAGATCACCCCGGATGACATCGCGGGCCGGCTGCTCCTCCTGCACGGCCCGCCCGGCACCGGGAAGACCTCCGCCCTGCGCACGCTCGCGCGCTCCTGGCGGGACTGGTGCCAGGTGGACTGCGTGCTGGATCCCGAACGGCTGTTCAACGACGTCGGCTATCTGATGGACATCGCCATCGGCGAGGACGACGGCGGCTCCAAGGGCCGCTGGCGGCTGCTGCTCCTGGAGGACTGCGACGAGCTGATCCGCGGCGAGGCCAAGCACACGGCGGGCCAGGCCCTGTCGCGGCTGCTGAACCTCACGGACGGGCTGCTCGGGCAGGGCCGCAACGTCCTCGTCGGCGTCACCACCAACGAGGACCTGGAGCGCCTGCACCCCGCCGTGGTGCGGCCGGGCCGCTGCCTGGCCCGCATCGAGGTGGGCCCGCTCAGCCGCGCGGAGTCCGTGGGCTGGCTGGGCACGGACCAGGGAGTGGGCCGCGAGGGCGCGACGCTCGCGGAGCTCTTCGCCCTGCGGCGCGGCAGCGGGCCGGCGTCGGTGCCGCCGCAGCACGACGGGGCGGATGCGGGGTTGTATCTGTGA
- the asnB gene encoding asparagine synthase (glutamine-hydrolyzing): MCGITGWISYDQDLTALTTARGTLDAMTHTMACRGPDAGGTWLGTHAALGHRRLAVIDIEGGAQPMRVERDGRTLLVTTYSGEVYNYRELRAELESRGHAFRTSSDTEVVLHAYLEWGEDFTERLNGMYAFALWDPRTEELLLVRDRMGIKPLYYHPTPDGVLFGSEPKAILAHPAVRPAVDAEGLAELIAFTKTPGHAAYKGMYELPPGHTARIRRGGLTLRRYWALEAREHTDDLKTTVRHVRDLLDDIVGRQLIADVPLCTLLSGGLDSSAITALAAAGAGPVRSFSVDFTGHTENFRPDPLRPTPDGPYAHALAAHVASHHSDIVLDAADLMAKANRDAVIAARDMPISGFGDGDVSLYLLFKAIREQSTVALSGESADEVFGGYSWFHNPDHVHAGTFPWAAAGAADRFAGEHSGGRSALLDRGLLAKLDLAGHEDTRYREALAEVPRLPGETGLERRMREISYLHLTRFVQLLLDRKDRASMAVGLEVRVPFCDHRLVEYVFNTPWAMKTFDGREKSLLRAATRDLLPDVVADRVKSPYPSIQDPRYAAALRAELSRVLADKDAPVRPLLDTAAVAGSLADDAGESFRSATELVLNLDAWLRMHDTALEL; encoded by the coding sequence ACCTGGCTCGGCACCCACGCCGCCCTCGGCCACCGCCGCCTCGCCGTCATCGACATCGAGGGCGGCGCCCAGCCCATGCGCGTCGAACGCGACGGCCGCACCCTGCTCGTCACCACCTACAGCGGCGAGGTCTACAACTACCGCGAGCTGCGCGCCGAGCTGGAGAGCCGCGGGCACGCCTTCCGCACCAGCAGCGACACCGAGGTCGTCCTGCACGCCTACCTCGAATGGGGCGAGGACTTCACCGAGCGCCTCAACGGCATGTACGCCTTCGCCCTGTGGGACCCGCGCACCGAGGAACTCCTCCTCGTCCGCGACCGCATGGGCATCAAGCCGCTGTACTACCACCCCACGCCCGACGGCGTCCTCTTCGGCTCCGAGCCCAAGGCCATCCTCGCCCACCCCGCCGTACGCCCCGCCGTCGATGCCGAAGGCCTCGCCGAGCTCATCGCCTTCACCAAGACCCCCGGCCACGCCGCCTACAAGGGCATGTACGAACTGCCCCCCGGACACACCGCCCGCATCCGCCGCGGCGGCCTGACCCTGCGCCGCTACTGGGCCCTGGAGGCCCGCGAGCACACCGACGACCTCAAGACCACCGTCCGTCACGTGCGCGACCTGCTCGACGACATCGTCGGCCGCCAGCTCATCGCCGACGTCCCCCTGTGCACCCTGCTCTCCGGCGGCCTCGACTCCTCCGCCATCACCGCCCTCGCCGCCGCCGGAGCCGGCCCCGTCCGGTCCTTCTCGGTCGACTTCACCGGCCACACCGAGAACTTCCGCCCGGACCCCCTGCGGCCCACCCCCGACGGCCCCTACGCCCACGCCCTCGCCGCCCACGTCGCCTCCCACCACTCCGACATAGTTCTCGACGCCGCCGACCTGATGGCCAAGGCCAACCGCGACGCCGTCATCGCCGCCCGCGACATGCCCATCAGCGGCTTCGGCGACGGCGACGTCTCCCTCTACCTGCTCTTCAAGGCCATCCGCGAACAGTCCACCGTCGCCCTGTCCGGCGAGTCCGCCGACGAGGTCTTCGGCGGCTACTCGTGGTTCCACAACCCCGACCACGTGCACGCCGGCACCTTCCCCTGGGCCGCCGCCGGAGCCGCCGACCGCTTCGCCGGCGAGCACAGCGGAGGCCGCTCCGCCCTCCTCGACCGCGGCCTCCTCGCCAAGCTCGACCTCGCGGGCCACGAGGACACCCGCTACCGCGAAGCCCTCGCCGAAGTGCCCCGCCTGCCCGGCGAGACCGGCCTGGAACGGCGCATGCGGGAGATCAGTTACCTGCACCTGACGCGCTTCGTCCAGCTCCTCCTCGACCGCAAGGACCGCGCCAGCATGGCCGTCGGCCTGGAGGTCCGCGTCCCCTTCTGCGACCACCGCCTCGTCGAGTACGTCTTCAACACCCCCTGGGCCATGAAGACCTTCGACGGCCGCGAGAAGTCCCTCCTGCGCGCCGCCACCCGCGACCTCCTGCCGGACGTCGTCGCCGACCGCGTCAAGAGCCCCTACCCCAGCATCCAGGACCCCCGCTACGCCGCCGCCCTGCGCGCCGAGCTCTCCCGGGTCCTCGCCGACAAGGACGCGCCCGTACGGCCCCTGCTCGACACCGCGGCCGTCGCCGGCTCCCTCGCCGACGACGCCGGCGAGTCCTTCCGCTCCGCCACCGAACTCGTCCTCAACCTGGACGCCTGGCTGCGCATGCACGACACCGCGCTGGAGCTGTAG
- a CDS encoding GntR family transcriptional regulator, translating into MALKINVDPDAAEPPYEQIRARIAERARSGELPVGYKLPTVRGLAEELGLAANTVAKAYRALEADGVIETRGRNGTFVAAPGDTAAREAAAAAAAFAQRAHRLGLDHEAARAAAEEALRAVYG; encoded by the coding sequence GTGGCCCTGAAGATCAACGTCGACCCGGACGCGGCCGAGCCGCCCTACGAGCAGATCCGCGCCCGGATCGCCGAACGCGCCCGCTCCGGCGAACTCCCCGTCGGCTACAAGCTCCCGACGGTGCGCGGCCTCGCCGAAGAACTGGGCCTCGCCGCGAACACCGTCGCCAAGGCCTACCGCGCACTGGAGGCCGACGGGGTCATCGAGACGCGGGGGCGCAACGGCACGTTCGTCGCAGCGCCCGGCGACACGGCGGCCCGTGAGGCCGCGGCTGCGGCCGCGGCCTTCGCGCAGCGCGCGCACCGTCTGGGCCTGGACCACGAGGCGGCCCGCGCCGCAGCGGAAGAAGCCCTCCGCGCGGTCTACGGTTAG